The segment CGGATCCAGCAGCCTGGCGACGGCGGCGTCGACGATCAACGCCGTCTTCCCCGTACCCGGACCGCCGTGCACGCGCCACGGCCGCCAGGGGTGCGCCGGGTCGGCCCGATGGCGCCCGTCGATCACAGCGGCCGCAGCCTCCGGCCACCGACGCGCGGCGTCGGCCGGTGCCGGGGCCGCGACGAGTCGGGTGCCGGGTCTGGTCATGACACCTATGCAATCACGCCGCTACGACATTTCCGGCCCGAGGTCCGTTGCCGAAGCCGGGCGTCCGGCCCTGGAGTGCCCAGCGACCTTAACGGCGGCTTAAATCAGGGATTCGAACGCCGTGCCGACTGAGGTCTACTGTCCCTGAAGTGAGCTTCTCAATAGGTTTGCCTAATCTGATCATCGGATTGCGCGAATCGCTCGAAGCGGGTCTGGTGATCACCATCCTGCTGGCCGCGATCCGTCGCGGAACCGGCGATCGTCGCGACATCGCGGCGATCTGGATCGGTGTCGTCGCCGCGCTCTCGGTGTCGATCAGTGCCGCCGTCGTCCTGACCGCGGGTCTCGACGCGCTGCCCGCCACCGGTCAGTCGATCCTGAGCGGCCTCCTGGGCCTCCTCGCGGTGGTCCTGGTGACGCGGATGATCTTCACGATGCGGGCCACCGCGCGCACCATGAAACGAGACATCACAGAGAAGGTGACGGCCGGCGCGCAGCTGGGCACCGCGGCCCTCATGCTGACCGCGTTCACCGCGGTCGCGCGCGAGAGCCTGGAAGCCACCCTGTTCCTCTGGACGGCGTCGCGGCAGACCGGCGACGCGTCCGGTGCCCTGGTCGGCGCCGTCGTCGGCATAGCCCTCGGCCTCGGCCTCGCGTATCTGCTCTACCGTCGCGCGCTGTCGCTGAATCTGGCGACCTTCTTCACCTACACTGCGGTCCTGCTGGCCGTCGTCATCGCGGGCATCCTCGCGTACAGCATCGGCGAGTTGCAGAACGTCGGCTGGATCCCGGGCCGCACCGCCGTCGCGTGGGACGTCTCGGCGTCCATCGACGCGAGCAGTTGGTGGATGGCGATCATTACCGCGCTCACCGGGATCGCCGTCCACATGACGGTGATCCAGGTGACGGCGTGGGTCGCCTATCTGGTGGTGGTGCTGTGGTGTCTGTTCCGGGTGCCCGCGTCCGCGCCCGCCGCAGACGGCGAACCCTCCCGGTTCGACGCCGTCGCCCGCCGGATCGCGGGCGGCGGCAAGGTGGTCGGCGCCCTGATCCTGATCGTCCCGATCGCGATCGCCGCCACCGTCGCGACGCTGCTCCCCAAGTCGGTTAGTACCGAATCCACCGTGACGGTGGCCGACGGTTCATGCGGCGCCGACGCCGCCGTCACCTCGGCGGGCGCGCACACGTTCACCGTCGTCAACAAATCGTCTCGCACCGGAGAGGTCACCTTCGAGGACGTCGCGGGCAACATCCTGGGTGAGATCGAGACGCTCGCGCCGAAGACGTCCGCGCCGATGCACGCATCGATCCCGGCCGGGAACTTCCGATTCCACTGCGCGATGGCGGGAACCGCTCCGGCGTACTCGCCGGTGATCGCGGTCTCCGGGGTCGACGACGCTCCGCTGCCCACCCCGAAGGCACCGGTGAGCGACGCCGATCTGCAGGGGCCGGCCGACGCCCTCCGCGCCGACGTCCTCACCCGCCTGTCCGCACTGCACGACGCCTCGCAGGCCCTGGCCGCCGCTGTCGCGTCGGGTGACACGGCGGCCGCGCAGCAGCGGTGGCGCGACGCGATCTGGATCTGGCAGCAGTCGAGCGCCTCGTACCGCGCGTTCGGCGAACTTGGCGACGCAGTCGGCGGCGAACCCTGGGGCCTCCCCGGCGGCGTCGACGATCCGAGCTTCCGCGGCCTCCGCCGTCTCGAATACGGACTGTGGAACGGCCAGTCGACGGAGGTCCTCGCCCCGATCGCCGCGCGACTGACCACCGACGTCGACGCGCTCCGCGCGGCCGTCGCCGCCCACGACGACCGCGTGGCCCTCGATCCCAAGGACATCCCGCTGCGTGCGCATGAGGTCCTCGAGGAAGCCGAGCGGCATCTGACCAACGGCTTCTCCGATCTCGGGGCGGGCACCGAGTACTTCGAGACCGACGCGATGATCGCCAACACCCGCGTCGTTCTCGCCTGTCTGGAGCCGTTGTTGACAGCGCGGGCCCCGCAGCTCCTCGCGCAGTCGCAGGCCGCACTCGACCACCTGCAGCAGGTCCTCACCGCGACGGCCCGCACCCCGCAGGGCACGTGGCTCTCGCGCCACCAGATCTCCCCCGATCAGCGACTGGCGATCAACGCCGCGCTCTCGTCCACGCTGGAGGTGCTCGCGCAGTTGCCCGGCGTGCTGGAACCCCCGCTCGCTCGTACCCCGGGAGGCAACTGACATGCGCGACATCAACCGGCGTTCACTCCTCAAGGGCGGACTGCTCGGCGCCGCGGGCGCGGCCGCGACCATCGGCGTCGTCGGGCAGGGCGTCGCCGCCGACCGTCGAGCGGCCGAGCCCGCCTCCATTCCGACGTTGGACTCGTATCCGGTCCACGGCGCACGACAGTCCGGGGTCGACGCCCCGCCCGCCGGACGCCAGCAGGCCGCCTCGGAGTTCATGGCGGTCCGCGTCACCGCCACCGACCGAGCGGGCCTCGAAACACTGTTCACCCAGCTCACCGTGATGATCCGCCGGCTCGCGGGCGGCCTCGCCTCCCCCGACACCCCGGTCGCCCGGCCGCCCGCCGACAACGGCGTCCTCGGCGCCGGCCCCGGCATCGACGGACTGACCATCACCGTCGCGGTCGGCGCATCACTGTTCGACGACCGCTTCGGTCTCGCCGACAAACGCCCGGCGGGCCTGACGCCGATGCGCGTCTTCGGCAACGACCGCCCCGAACCGGCGTGGACGGGCGGCGACCTGCTGATCCAGGTGTGCGCAAACCACGCCGACGCCACCCACCGCGCGGTTCGCGAACTTCTACGCGCCACCCGCGAGAACATGCAGGTGCTGTGGCGGATCCGCGGCTTCGGTTCGCCGCCGCGGCCCGAGGGCACCCCGCGCAATCTGCTCGGCTTCAAGGACGGCACCGCCAACCCGCAGGGCGACGACGCCCGGTCCCTCATCTGGGTCGAGGACGATCGCGACCAGCCGTGGACGGTCGGCGGCACCTACGTGGTGGTCCGGCTTATCCGGATGTTCACCGAGTTCTGGGACCGGATCTCGATCAACGAGCAGGAGCGGATCTTCGGCCGCCGCCGCGACAGCGGAGCACCGCTCGACGGCAACGCGGAGTTCGACGTCCCCGACTACCGCGCAGACCCGCACGGCTTCGCAGTGCCCACCGACGCGCACATCCGCCTTGCGAATCCGCGGACCGACGCCACCGCGGGCCAACGGCTGATCCGGCGGTCGTACAACTACGACCTCGGCGTCGACGCCAACGGCAACCTGCAGGCCGGCCACATCTTCGTCTGCTTCCAGAAGAGCATCCAGGAGCAGTTCGAGACCGTGCAGGAACGGCTCGACGGCGAGCCCCTCGAGGACTACGTCCAGCCCTTCGGCGGCGGCTACTTCTTCGTGCTGCCCGGCATCCGCGACTCGCACGACGTGCTCGGCAGCGGCCTGCTGGCACGGTCGTCGAAGCACTGACGGCGCTCCGCTGACGCGACGTTCGGGAGGCACGCCCTAAGCTCGACGTCATGCCCGACATCCCCGCACGCGACCTCCACGTCCACCTGTTCGGGCCCGACGATCCGGACGTCCCCCACGTGCTGGCCGTCCACGGTCTCACCGGTCACGGGCAGCGGTGGGGGCGATTGGCCGACGCGCACCTCCCTGGTGTCCGCGTCGTCGCGCCGGACCTGCTGGGGCACGGGCACAGCCCGTGGGAGCCGCCGTGGGGAATCGCCGACAACGCCGACGCCCTCTCCGCGGCCCTCGACCGGTACATCGCCGAACAGTCGCGTCCGGTCGTGATCCTGGCGCACTCGTTCGGCTGCGCGATCAGCCTGGAGCTCGCCGCGCGACGCCCCGACGACGTCGCCGGACTGGTGCTGCTGGATCCCGCACAGGGCCTCGACGCCGGTTTCGCACGCACCATCGCCGAATCCGCCATGGCCCGCTGGGGCAACACCGACGCCGAGGACGCGAAGGCCGCCAAACGCATGGAGGGCTGGGGCGAGGTCCCCGCGGAGATCCTCGACGCCGAGGTGGTCGAGCACCTGATCCCGACCGCGGACGGTCGGGTGTCCTGGCGGGTGTCCGCTCCGGCGGTCGCGACGGCGTGGAGTGAGATGGCCGGACGGTTCCGCCTGCCGCCGGTCGGCGTGCCGACGCACGTGGTGATCGCCGGTCGCGTCGACCCGCCCTTCGTCCGCCCGGCCTTCCTCGCCGCCTGCGCCGACCAGCGAGCCGACTCGGTGACCGTCCACCGCGTCGACACCGAGCACATGGTGCCGTTCCTGGTCCCGGAGCTGTGCGCCGACATCGTCAAGGGACTGCTGAGGTGACGGCGCGATGGCGAAGGTGACCGAGGAGCAGGTGGAGGAGGTCCGCGCCCTGATCGCGGCGATCCCGCGCGGCATGGTCAGCACGTACGGCGACCTCGCAGCCGTCGTCGGACTGTCGAGTCCGAGGATCGTCGGCTGGATCATGCGGACCGACGCCGCCGACCTCCCCTGGCAGCGGGTGGTCCCCGCGTCGGGCCGACCGGCCGTCGGACTCCGCACTCGGCAGTTGGCGAAGCTCCGCGAGGAGGGCGTGCGGATCGTCGACGACCGCATCGACATGACAGCGCACCGGGTGCAGTGGTGAGCGGTGTGCGCAGGCGGTTTCGACTCGCTTCGCTCGCTCAACCAGCGGTGGAGGCGGCCGTTCAACCAGCGGTAACGGCACCCCACGCTGGTTGAGCCGACGCGAGGCGCAAGCCGAGCGGCGTGTCGAAACCCCGTGAGAAGACGCTGGTACGACGCGTCTCGGAGAGAGCCCTACACCATCATCCGAACCAGATCGACGACCCGCAGCAGGCCCGGCAGGGCACCCGCCGTCGACCTCGGATGCAGGCTGTGGACGGCGAGGCGGAACATCAGCGCGCGCAACAGCATCTGCGGCCACTCCGGATGATCCGACCACCGTTCGATCAGGTCCTCGCTGGCACCGCCCCACGCGATGGCGTCGACGACGACCACCGCGGCGGCCCACGACGCGGGACGCCAGTACGGGACGATGTCGGTGATGGCGGGCGCTGCGGCGCCGGCGAACAGCACGGTCCCGAACAGGTCGCCGTGCACCACCTGCGAGGGCAGGTCGACGGGGCGACGAAGCTTCCCGAGGATCTTCATCTCCGCGATGCTCCGCTGACCGTCGTCGCTGGTCGGCTCCCCCATGCCCGCGGCGCGTGCACTGCGGAGCGGCGTCTCCTCCCACGCGGCGCGGTCGGAGGCGACGAAGACGTCGACGTCGTTGAACGGCGGGGCCGGCGGCTGCAGCAGGAACCGCGGGCGCTCGAACTTGGCGGTCGCGGCGTGCAGACGGTCGGCCAGCGCCACCACTTCGTCGTGGCGCGGCTCCGGGCTGCCCGCGACGTAGGTGTCGGCTCGCCAGCCGGAGACGACGTACCGGCCGTCGGAGGCGCGGATCGGCCGCGCGATCCGCATGCCCTCGACGTACAGGTGCTCGCGGGCCGTCGCCGACCAGGCGGCACGGGCGTGATCGGGAACCAGGGTCAGCACCACTTCACCGACGCGCCACGCCGCGACATCCATCGCGATCGGCGGATGCGCGGTGAGGCCGAAGGTGGTCAACACCTGTTCGGGGGGCTCGACAATGCTGGTCACGATCGTCAGATTACCCAGGACACTGCGGGTTTCCCTGCAGCGACACCAACGGGTGAGTCACGACGATCAGTAGACGGCCATCTCCGGGTCCAACTGCGCGGCCCACGCTACGATGCCGCCCTGCATGTGGGTGGCGTCCTCGAAACCGTTCTTCTTCAGTGCGGCGAGCGCCTCCGCGGACCGGACTCCGGTCTTGCAGTAGAGGACGATCGGGCGGTCGTGCGGCAGGTCGCCGAGCGCCTTCCCCGACAGGATGTCGCCCTTCGGGATCAGGGTGGCGCCGTCGATCCGGTTGATCTCGAACTCGACGGGTTCGCGGACGTCGATCAGTGCGGGCGGCGTCGTCGAGTGCAGTCGCTCGTCGACCTCCGCTGGGGTCAGGGTGGAGCCGACGGCTGCGGCGGCCGCCTCGTCGGAGACCACGCCGCAGAACTCCTCGTAGTCGATGAGCTCGGTGACCGCGGCACCGGCGGGATCCTTGCGGACCTTGACGGTGCGGTAGCTCATCTCCAGCGCGTCGTACACCATGAGTCGGCCGAGCAGCGATTCGCCGATGCCGCAGATCAGCTTGATGGCCTCGGTGCCCATGATCGAGCCGATCGACGAGCAGAGGATGCCGAGCACGCCACCCTCCGAGCACGACGGCACCATTCCGGGCGGCGGGGCCTGCGGGTATAGATCGCGATAGTTGATGCCGCGACCGTCCGGCGCGCCCTCCCAGAACACGGACACCTGGCCCTCGAACCGGAAGATGGAGCCCCACACGTACGGCTTGCCCGCCAAGACGGCGGCGTCGTTCACCAGGTACCGGGTGGCGAAGTTGTCGGTGCCGTCGAGGATGAGGTCGTACTGCGAGAACAGTTCGACGGCGTTCTCCGGCTCCAGCCGGAAGTTGTGCAGATGCACGTCGACGAACGGGTTGATCTGAGCGATCGAGTCGCGGGCGCTCTCGGTCTTGAGTCGGCCGACGTCGGCGATCCCGTGGATCACCTGGCGTTGCAGGTTGGAGGTGTCGACGACGTCGAAGTCGACGATGCCGATGGTGCCCACCCCGGCCGCGGCCAGGTACATGAGCGTGGGGGCGCCGAGCCCGCCGGCACCCATCACGAGCACCTTGGCGTTCTTCAACCGTTTCTGACCGGTCATCCCGACGTCCGGGATGATCAGGTGGCGGCTGTAGCGCTCCACCTCGTCACGGGTCAGTTCAGCTGCGGGTTCCACCAGTGGAGGCAGCGGCATCACCGATTGGGGCATCAACGGCTGGGACATCTCAGGACACCTTCCGAGCGCGAATATCTCGTGGAGTGCAACCTGCCGCGGTCCGCCGGTTATTCCCGGCTCGGGTCACTTGGTCGGGTACGGCCACGCGTTCGGCTTGCAGACCAGGCTCCGGTCGACGTCCTTCATCTCCGGATCCAACGCCATGATCTGCGAGTTCGCCGTGCCGAAGGTCTGCTGCATCATGATCGGCGCCAGCGCACCGTTCTGCTTGCACGGCTGATGCTTCTCGTAGCCGATGCCGTGGCCGGTCTCGTGATTGATGAGGTACTGCCGGTAGGTCAGGTCGTCGCCCTCGAACGCCATCGCACCGCGCACCCACCGAGCCTCGTTGAGCACCACCCGCGCGTCCGGAGGGTAGTAGCAGGAGGTCTCCAATTTGATCTGGTAGCCGCACAGTTCGCGAGCGGTGTCGGTCGACGTCAGCGAGATCCGCAGGTCGGGCTCACCGGAGTCGACGCGACGGAACGACACCTTGCCGTCGCCGATCCAGCTCTTCGGGTTGGCGAGCGTCGCGTCGACGAGCTTGGCGAACGCGGCGTCTCCGCCGTACTCCTGCGAGCTGATGCCGCGCTCCACCTCGACGCTGTAGGTGTAGACCTGGCTGCCGGTGCCGATCTTCGGCCCGGTGCCGCGCACCGTCCGGTAGACGCGTTCGCCCGTCTTCGTGAAGGCCCCGCCGTCGGGAAGTGCGCCGCCCGGAAGCGCCGCCTCCTGGATCGGTCCGGTGGGCGCACCGATCGGCGTGGTCTCGTCCTGAACGTGCGTGTTTCGGACGTCATCGCCTGCGGTCGTCGACTCAGCGGGGGCCGCGTCACCGTTCCGGACCGTCATAACGAGCAGGACGACGGTGAGGATCGCGAGCACGGGGATGGCGTAGGCACGCCACCCGTAGGCGCCGATGAATCGGCTGACGGCACTGCGTTCCCGGCGGTCGGCGTTCTCTGGTCCCGACGGCCCGTCGTCGCCCACCGGATCCCACCGAGCACGCAGCGGCTGATCTGGCCGCGGGCGGCGGGGACGCTGCGTCCCTGGCTGAGGAGTACCGGTCACGCGATCAACTTTCTCACAGATGATGATCGGCACCGCGCATCCACCCTTCCCCGTGTGTGATCTGGAGCGCTCCGAGTAGGGTCTAAGAATGTCCTCTCCCACTCCCCAGGCATCGACCTCGGCCGGATCCGGGCGCACCAGCACCCGTCTCCCTCGCAGCGCGCGACGCCGCCAACTCCTCGACGCAGCGAGCGAGATCTTCGTCGAGCGGGGCTACCACTCTGCCGGTATGGACGAGATCGCGATTCACGCCGGAGTCAGCAAGCCCGTCCTCTACCAGCACTTTCCGTCGAAGCTCGACCTCTACATCGCGGTCGTGGACTCGCACGCCGAGAAGCTGGTCGCCGACGTGAACCGCGCTCTGCTCACCACCAGCGACAACCGCAAGCGCGTGCAGGCCGCCGTCGAGGCGTTCTTCGACTTCATCGACGACGACAACTCCGGCTACCGGCTGATCTTCGCCTCCGATGCGATGGACCCGGCCGTCATCCGGCGTGTCGAGGGCGCCACCGAGGCCTGCGTCGACGCGGTCTACGGACTCGTGATGCAGGATTCGGGCATGGACCCGCACCGTTCGCGGATGCTGGCCACCGGCCTTGTCGGCGCCAGCGTGATGAACGCCCGCTACTGGGTGGACGCCAGCCGTC is part of the Gordonia phthalatica genome and harbors:
- a CDS encoding FTR1 family protein; the protein is MSFSIGLPNLIIGLRESLEAGLVITILLAAIRRGTGDRRDIAAIWIGVVAALSVSISAAVVLTAGLDALPATGQSILSGLLGLLAVVLVTRMIFTMRATARTMKRDITEKVTAGAQLGTAALMLTAFTAVARESLEATLFLWTASRQTGDASGALVGAVVGIALGLGLAYLLYRRALSLNLATFFTYTAVLLAVVIAGILAYSIGELQNVGWIPGRTAVAWDVSASIDASSWWMAIITALTGIAVHMTVIQVTAWVAYLVVVLWCLFRVPASAPAADGEPSRFDAVARRIAGGGKVVGALILIVPIAIAATVATLLPKSVSTESTVTVADGSCGADAAVTSAGAHTFTVVNKSSRTGEVTFEDVAGNILGEIETLAPKTSAPMHASIPAGNFRFHCAMAGTAPAYSPVIAVSGVDDAPLPTPKAPVSDADLQGPADALRADVLTRLSALHDASQALAAAVASGDTAAAQQRWRDAIWIWQQSSASYRAFGELGDAVGGEPWGLPGGVDDPSFRGLRRLEYGLWNGQSTEVLAPIAARLTTDVDALRAAVAAHDDRVALDPKDIPLRAHEVLEEAERHLTNGFSDLGAGTEYFETDAMIANTRVVLACLEPLLTARAPQLLAQSQAALDHLQQVLTATARTPQGTWLSRHQISPDQRLAINAALSSTLEVLAQLPGVLEPPLARTPGGN
- a CDS encoding Dyp-type peroxidase; this encodes MRDINRRSLLKGGLLGAAGAAATIGVVGQGVAADRRAAEPASIPTLDSYPVHGARQSGVDAPPAGRQQAASEFMAVRVTATDRAGLETLFTQLTVMIRRLAGGLASPDTPVARPPADNGVLGAGPGIDGLTITVAVGASLFDDRFGLADKRPAGLTPMRVFGNDRPEPAWTGGDLLIQVCANHADATHRAVRELLRATRENMQVLWRIRGFGSPPRPEGTPRNLLGFKDGTANPQGDDARSLIWVEDDRDQPWTVGGTYVVVRLIRMFTEFWDRISINEQERIFGRRRDSGAPLDGNAEFDVPDYRADPHGFAVPTDAHIRLANPRTDATAGQRLIRRSYNYDLGVDANGNLQAGHIFVCFQKSIQEQFETVQERLDGEPLEDYVQPFGGGYFFVLPGIRDSHDVLGSGLLARSSKH
- a CDS encoding alpha/beta hydrolase gives rise to the protein MPDIPARDLHVHLFGPDDPDVPHVLAVHGLTGHGQRWGRLADAHLPGVRVVAPDLLGHGHSPWEPPWGIADNADALSAALDRYIAEQSRPVVILAHSFGCAISLELAARRPDDVAGLVLLDPAQGLDAGFARTIAESAMARWGNTDAEDAKAAKRMEGWGEVPAEILDAEVVEHLIPTADGRVSWRVSAPAVATAWSEMAGRFRLPPVGVPTHVVIAGRVDPPFVRPAFLAACADQRADSVTVHRVDTEHMVPFLVPELCADIVKGLLR
- a CDS encoding MGMT family protein yields the protein MAKVTEEQVEEVRALIAAIPRGMVSTYGDLAAVVGLSSPRIVGWIMRTDAADLPWQRVVPASGRPAVGLRTRQLAKLREEGVRIVDDRIDMTAHRVQW
- a CDS encoding TIGR02569 family protein → MTSIVEPPEQVLTTFGLTAHPPIAMDVAAWRVGEVVLTLVPDHARAAWSATAREHLYVEGMRIARPIRASDGRYVVSGWRADTYVAGSPEPRHDEVVALADRLHAATAKFERPRFLLQPPAPPFNDVDVFVASDRAAWEETPLRSARAAGMGEPTSDDGQRSIAEMKILGKLRRPVDLPSQVVHGDLFGTVLFAGAAAPAITDIVPYWRPASWAAAVVVVDAIAWGGASEDLIERWSDHPEWPQMLLRALMFRLAVHSLHPRSTAGALPGLLRVVDLVRMMV
- the moeZ gene encoding adenylyltransferase/sulfurtransferase MoeZ — encoded protein: MPLPPLVEPAAELTRDEVERYSRHLIIPDVGMTGQKRLKNAKVLVMGAGGLGAPTLMYLAAAGVGTIGIVDFDVVDTSNLQRQVIHGIADVGRLKTESARDSIAQINPFVDVHLHNFRLEPENAVELFSQYDLILDGTDNFATRYLVNDAAVLAGKPYVWGSIFRFEGQVSVFWEGAPDGRGINYRDLYPQAPPPGMVPSCSEGGVLGILCSSIGSIMGTEAIKLICGIGESLLGRLMVYDALEMSYRTVKVRKDPAGAAVTELIDYEEFCGVVSDEAAAAAVGSTLTPAEVDERLHSTTPPALIDVREPVEFEINRIDGATLIPKGDILSGKALGDLPHDRPIVLYCKTGVRSAEALAALKKNGFEDATHMQGGIVAWAAQLDPEMAVY
- a CDS encoding DUF3152 domain-containing protein, with the translated sequence MTGTPQPGTQRPRRPRPDQPLRARWDPVGDDGPSGPENADRRERSAVSRFIGAYGWRAYAIPVLAILTVVLLVMTVRNGDAAPAESTTAGDDVRNTHVQDETTPIGAPTGPIQEAALPGGALPDGGAFTKTGERVYRTVRGTGPKIGTGSQVYTYSVEVERGISSQEYGGDAAFAKLVDATLANPKSWIGDGKVSFRRVDSGEPDLRISLTSTDTARELCGYQIKLETSCYYPPDARVVLNEARWVRGAMAFEGDDLTYRQYLINHETGHGIGYEKHQPCKQNGALAPIMMQQTFGTANSQIMALDPEMKDVDRSLVCKPNAWPYPTK
- a CDS encoding TetR/AcrR family transcriptional regulator, with the protein product MSSPTPQASTSAGSGRTSTRLPRSARRRQLLDAASEIFVERGYHSAGMDEIAIHAGVSKPVLYQHFPSKLDLYIAVVDSHAEKLVADVNRALLTTSDNRKRVQAAVEAFFDFIDDDNSGYRLIFASDAMDPAVIRRVEGATEACVDAVYGLVMQDSGMDPHRSRMLATGLVGASVMNARYWVDASRPIDKSSAVDTTAALLWGGLAGVPKLQAERDAAAE